One window from the genome of Cuculus canorus isolate bCucCan1 chromosome 12, bCucCan1.pri, whole genome shotgun sequence encodes:
- the SHF gene encoding SH2 domain-containing adapter protein F isoform X1 — MENDGYMEPYEAQKMMAEIRQKGLREAPARPLHLYDTPYEPVLGGLDVDTERPACSRPRESRLPEDDERPPEEYDQPWEWKKERISKAFAGPSEGLGYGRTSPCREEKARAALRHGSSSLKSTKTLISEPVPFVGERIDPALPLESQCWYHGAISRTDAETLLRLCKEASYLVRNSETSKNDFSLSLKSSQGFMHMKLSRTQENKYVLGQHSPPFDSVPEIIHHYASRKLPIKGAEHMSLLYPVAIRTL, encoded by the exons ATGGAGAACGATGGATACATGGAGCCGTACGAAGCCCAGAAGATGATGGCTG aGATCCGCCAGAAAGGCTTACGGGAGGCTCCCGCCCGGCCGCTACACCTCTACGACACTCCCTACGAGCCGGTGCTCGGAGGGCTGGATGTGGATACTGAGCGCCCGGCTTGCTCCAGGCCCAGGGAGTCCCGGTTGCCTGAGGATGATGAGCGACCGCCAGAGGAATATGACCAGCCCTGGGAGTGGAAGAAGGAGCGGATCTCCAAAGCGTTTGCAG GTCCATCGGAGGGGCTGGGCTACGGCCGCACTTCGccctgcagggaggagaaggcCAGGGCAGCCCTCAGGCatggctccagcagcctcaaGAGCACCAAGACGCTGATCTCCGAGCCTGTGCCCTTCGTTGGCGAGAGGATCGACCCTGCCCTGCCCCTGGAGAGCCAGTG TTGGTACCATGGAGCCATCAGCCGAACGGATGCGGAGACGCTGCTGCGGCTCTGCAAGGAGGCGAGCTACCTGGTGCGCAACAGCGAGACCAGCAAGAACgacttctctctctccctgaa gagcagccagggctTCATGCACATGAAACTCTCCCGGACCCAGGAGAACAAGTATGTGCTGGGTCAGCACAGCCCACCCTTTGACAGCGTGCCGGAGATCATCCATCACTACGCCAGCCGCAAGCTGCCCATCAAGGGCGCCGAGCACATGTCCTTGCTCTACCCGGTGGCCATCCGTACCCTATAG
- the SHF gene encoding SH2 domain-containing adapter protein F isoform X5: MENDGYMEPYEAQKMMAEIRQKGLREAPARPLHLYDTPYEPVLGGLDVDTERPACSRPRESRLPEDDERPPEEYDQPWEWKKERISKAFAVEIKVIKDLPWPPPVGQLDSSESPPDGEAGAPVPPQHGQPGYEDANGPSEGLGYGRTSPCREEKARAALRHGSSSLKSTKTLISEPVPFVGERIDPALPLESQCWYHGAISRTDAETLLRLCKEASYLVRNSETSKNDFSLSLKSSQGFMHMKLSRTQENKYVLGQHSPPFDSVPEIIHHYASRKLPIKGAEHMSLLYPVAIRTL, from the exons ATGGAGAACGATGGATACATGGAGCCGTACGAAGCCCAGAAGATGATGGCTG aGATCCGCCAGAAAGGCTTACGGGAGGCTCCCGCCCGGCCGCTACACCTCTACGACACTCCCTACGAGCCGGTGCTCGGAGGGCTGGATGTGGATACTGAGCGCCCGGCTTGCTCCAGGCCCAGGGAGTCCCGGTTGCCTGAGGATGATGAGCGACCGCCAGAGGAATATGACCAGCCCTGGGAGTGGAAGAAGGAGCGGATCTCCAAAGCGTTTGCAG TTGAAATCAAGGTCATTAAAGACCTGCCGTGGCCACCGCCGGTGGGACAGCTTGACAGCAGTGAAAGCCCCCCGGATGGTGAGGCGGGTGCCCCCGTCCCTCCGCAGCACGGCCAGCCCGGCTACGAAGACGCCAACG GTCCATCGGAGGGGCTGGGCTACGGCCGCACTTCGccctgcagggaggagaaggcCAGGGCAGCCCTCAGGCatggctccagcagcctcaaGAGCACCAAGACGCTGATCTCCGAGCCTGTGCCCTTCGTTGGCGAGAGGATCGACCCTGCCCTGCCCCTGGAGAGCCAGTG TTGGTACCATGGAGCCATCAGCCGAACGGATGCGGAGACGCTGCTGCGGCTCTGCAAGGAGGCGAGCTACCTGGTGCGCAACAGCGAGACCAGCAAGAACgacttctctctctccctgaa gagcagccagggctTCATGCACATGAAACTCTCCCGGACCCAGGAGAACAAGTATGTGCTGGGTCAGCACAGCCCACCCTTTGACAGCGTGCCGGAGATCATCCATCACTACGCCAGCCGCAAGCTGCCCATCAAGGGCGCCGAGCACATGTCCTTGCTCTACCCGGTGGCCATCCGTACCCTATAG
- the SHF gene encoding SH2 domain-containing adapter protein F isoform X3 produces MENDGYMEPYEAQKMMAEIRQKGLREAPARPLHLYDTPYEPVLGGLDVDTERPACSRPRESRLPEDDERPPEEYDQPWEWKKERISKAFAVEIKVIKDLPWPPPVGQLDSSESPPDGEAGAPVPPQHGQPGYEDANDASACLQQAQCISWSL; encoded by the exons ATGGAGAACGATGGATACATGGAGCCGTACGAAGCCCAGAAGATGATGGCTG aGATCCGCCAGAAAGGCTTACGGGAGGCTCCCGCCCGGCCGCTACACCTCTACGACACTCCCTACGAGCCGGTGCTCGGAGGGCTGGATGTGGATACTGAGCGCCCGGCTTGCTCCAGGCCCAGGGAGTCCCGGTTGCCTGAGGATGATGAGCGACCGCCAGAGGAATATGACCAGCCCTGGGAGTGGAAGAAGGAGCGGATCTCCAAAGCGTTTGCAG TTGAAATCAAGGTCATTAAAGACCTGCCGTGGCCACCGCCGGTGGGACAGCTTGACAGCAGTGAAAGCCCCCCGGATGGTGAGGCGGGTGCCCCCGTCCCTCCGCAGCACGGCCAGCCCGGCTACGAAGACGCCAACG ATGCCTCTGCCTGCCTCCAACAGGCACAGTGCATCTCTTGGAGCCTGTGA